One Pleurodeles waltl isolate 20211129_DDA chromosome 3_2, aPleWal1.hap1.20221129, whole genome shotgun sequence genomic window carries:
- the OMG gene encoding oligodendrocyte-myelin glycoprotein — protein sequence MECRKVKTTLSLLTILVSSSNVLGLCPFDCSCFAGSRHADCSDRNLSTLPQGLQDNITYLNLSHNRFFNLDHQLTRFTNLRTLDISHNLLSSIPSHLPRSLWELYAANNNIRMLHKHDTSHQWNLRLLDISKNRLERAVLINNTLISLRSLNLSSNKLWTVPTNLPYNIETVDLSNNFLTQILPNTLVRLPFLASLYLHSNRFTHIPNGSFEHLLQLQTITLHHNPWSCNTKQNITYLLEWTMETTAVVDGYPCPKQTLSRRNITLSPTMAEAQGTHILITGGAARGTTKYRSLADETTKATQLNDQIQDSTPSKASTFITCTVSSVLDEDGSAVESNVYVAATREPALIKESVIIDLSSHLGKQSSTIITLNIDGGKPTTLPGTSQQTVTTILVQKQPTISILNSNTPSSAIVHQHAAFNIILVNVVLFLASNMLAFSY from the coding sequence ATGGAATGCCGGAAGGTGAAAACCACTCTCAGTCTGCTGACGATTCTGGTCTCCAGTTCCAAtgttctgggcctctgtccctttgACTGTTCGTGCtttgcaggcagcaggcatgcggaCTGCTCCGACAGGAACCTGAGTACGCTGCCACAAGGACTTCAAGATAACATTACCTACCTAAACCTGTCACACAACCGCTTCTTCAACCTGGACCACCAGCTGACTAGGTTCACCAATCTGAGAACACTTGATATTTCACATAACTTACTCAGCAGCATTCCTTCCCACCTGCCCAGATCCCTCTGGGAATTATATGCAGCAAACAATAACATTAGAATGCTCCACAAACATGACACATCCCACCAGTGGAATCTTAGGCTGCTGGATATTTCTAAAAATCGGCTTGAGAGAGCAGTTCTCATAAACAACACTTTGATTAGCCTTAGATCTCTCAATCTCAGCAGCAACAAACTTTGGACAGTCCCGACAAACCTGCCTTACAACATCGAGACTGTAGACCTATCAAACAACTTTCTCACACAAATTCTGCCAAACACACTGGTGAGGTTACCTTTCCTTGCAAGCCTATATCTACACAGCAACAggttcacacacattccaaatggaTCTTTCGAACATCTACTTCAGCTCCAAACGATAACTCTTCACCACAACCCCTGGTCTTGCAACACAAAGCAAAATATCACCTATTTGCTAGAATGGACAATGGAAACCACAGCAGTTGTGGATGGGTACCCATGCCCTAAGCAAACACTCTCAAGGCGGAACATCACATTATCCCCAACAATGGCAGAAGCTCAAGGGACACACATCCTCATTactgggggagcagcaagaggaactACAAAATATCGTTCTCTGGCAGATGAAACTACTAAAGCAACTCAATTGAATGATCAAATTCAAGACAGCACTCCAAGCAAAGCAAGCACATTTATTACATGCACGGTAAGTTCTGTACTTGATGAAGATGGTTCCGCAGTAGAGAGTAATGTGTATGTGGCTGCTACAAGGGAGCCTGCCCTTATCAAAGAATCCGTTATCATAGACTTAAGCTCCCACTTAGGGAAGCAATCATCAACCATAATCACTTTAAATATCGACGGCGGGAAGCCAACAACACTACCAGGCACATCACAACAAACCGTAACTACCATTCTGGTGCAAAAGCAGCCAACCATCAGCATTCTAAACAGCAACACACCATCCTCCGCAATTGTCCATCAACATGCTGCCTTCAACATTATACTGGTGAACGTAGTGCTGTTTCTTGCATCCAATATGTTAGCATTTTCATACTAA